GCGTCCGCGACGCCGGGCAGTTCCGCTTTGGGGCGCTCCGGGAACGAGGGCTTCTTCTCGTGGAACCGGAAGTCGTCGAAGTTGATGTGCCCCCACCCGCCCGCGTTCTTGTCGACCACGCGGACGAAGATCTCCTTGTCCTTGAACTTCGTCAGGTCGACGGCCACGCGGCGCATGTCTTCTTCTTCCGTCCCCGTGGCGCGGAAGATGACGTCTTTCCCGCTCACGATCTCGACGCACGTTTGGAGCGTGTGCGCCCCGCCGCCGACGAGGAAGCTGGCCCACGGGTGCGTCACCTTGAACGGCGCGCTCGTGAGGGTGCCCGTCGGCTTGTCTCCGAGCTTCTCGTACCCGCCGATCCAATAATTCCCCTGGTGCCGGCTGCGGTTGTCGCCGCGCCGCGCGGCCACCGTATCGCCCTTGATCGGCTGGCCCTTGAAGGCCTCCCCCTCCGCGGTCCAGTCCTTCAGGTCGCCGGTTTCAAAGTCGAGGTTGAGTGCCTTGCCGTCCGCACCGACCGGTAGCACGCCCACGTCGTTCGGATCGGCTTTGGCCGGCTGCGCCGGAGCGAGTAGTGCGAGCGAAAGAAGCAACGAATTCATGCGGTCACTCCGGGGAGAGATTTGCGGTACTAACGTGATACCCGGTGCCGCGCATCCGAACAAGAGTGTAGCCGGCACGCGCATTGCAGGAGTGCCTCCCGGAGGACCACCCGAGATGCCCCGCACGCCCGCGAGCCCCACGAAGCAAAAGAAGAGCGCGAGCCCACCATTCACGTTCCCCGTGAAAGTGCGCCTGCGCCTCTGGTGCGACACCAAGCCCGCGCTGAAGCGCGAGCCCACGGGGAGCGGGTTCCGGTACCGCGCCCCGGACGGCCGGGTGGTGCGGTGCGCCGTCACACTCGCGCGCATTCGGGCACTCGTGATCCCGCCCGCGTGGACGAACGTGCTCATCTGCCCGGACGCGAACGGGCACCTCCAGGCGATCGGGTTCGACGCGCGCGGGCGGAAACAGTACCGCTACCACCCGGCGTTCCGCGCGAAGCGGGACGGAACGAAGTACGATCGCGTTCTGACGTTCGGGCTCGCTCTGTCGCGCGTCCGCACGCGCGTCGAACTGGATCTCCGGCGCCGCGGACTTTCGCGCGACAAGGTGCTCGCGGCGGTGGTCAAACTGCTCGACCGAACGCACCTGCGCATCGGGAACGCGGAGTACGTGAGGGCGAACCGGTCGTTCGGCCTCAGCACGCTACTTGACCGCCACGTCACATTTACTCGCGGTACGGTCCGCATCAAGTTCCGCGGTAAGAGCGGCGTGGAGCACGACCGGATCGTGTCCGATGCGAAACTCGCGCGCCTCGTCCGGCAGTGCCGCGACCTCCCCGGCCAGGACCTGTTCCAGTACCGCGCCGGCGCCGGTTCCCGGCCCATCGGCTCGGCGGACGTGAACGCTTACATCCAGAAGGCCGCGGGCGCGGAATTCACCGCGAAGGACTTCCGCACCTGGGCCGGCACGGTGAAGGCCGCGACCAAGCTGGCCGCACTGCCGAAGCCGGAGACGAAAACCGAAGCGGAGCGGGCGGTGTGTGGCGTGGTGCGCGAGGTGGCCGCCGAGTTGGGGAACACGCCCGCGGTGTGCCGTAAGAGCTACATCCACCCATCGATACTGGAAGCCTTTACTCGAGGGGGCTTCGCCAAAACGCGCGCCCGCGGGCAACTCTCCGCTGATGAAGCGCGCGTGATTCGGCTCCTCGGTGGGTGAGTGCTTAGCCGCCGAAGAAGATGCGCCAGAGGTTGCGAATCAGCCCCCGCGGGCTGTCGTCGCGCGGCGGATCGGCCGGGTCCACGGTACCCGCACCACTACATGTGAAACACACCTGCGCCGGGCGCTCCCCTTCAACCGTGACCGCGCGCGTGCCCGAACAGGTGGGGCAAACGAACGGCATCCACCCGCGCGGACCGGGTTCGTACTCGTAGGCGGCCGTCCCGAAACAGAGCTTACAATCTGGGTTCCCGCGGCACGCGCAGCGGACGCGCTTGGGCATGAACTCACCCCCCAGTGATTGAGGGGTCATCCTACCGGAAAGTGCGGCACCCGAAGTGGCAACGAAGGCGCTGCGAGATGCTTGTAAATATCACTTCTGCTTCGGCATCACGTCCACGGTGTGCGTTGTCGGCGCGACCTTGCCCCACGGACACGCCGGAAAGCTGAGCGTCACCTTTGCGGCGCCCACGCCAACCTTCATGCCGTCCGGCACCGCGACCTTCGCAAAGAACTGGTCCCCGCAGCACCGATCGGTGAGGTTCACGACGACCTTCGCGGGCACCGCACCGGCCTTCAGCGGGGTGAACTCGAACTCCGCAGTCGGTCCGAGGCCCTCGGCGAGTTTCTCACCGACGAACGAGACGAAGCTGCCCGACCCGATGCCCGGTGTACCGACCTGGGCACGGAACTCGATCGCTTGGTTCGCGTCCAGGGGGGAGGGCATCGAGAGCGACGGACGCACCGTCACCTCTGTGCCCCCGAAGTGGAGTACCTGGGCGTCCTTTGTCTCGGCCAGGCGCAAATTCGTCAGCCCGGCGATTTGGTCCGGTCCGCCGCGCGCCTGCACACCGAGCTTCGCGTAAGTGCCCCCGCTCTCCAGATTCATGATGCTAATGATCTTGATCGTGTGACTCGTCCCGTCCGGTTCGGTCAGGTCGATCCCGGTGTACACGATCCCGCGCACTTTTCCGTCGCGCCCTTTCTGCACCGCGTTCGGGTTGTCGAACTTCTCGCCGTCGTCGGTCAGGTCGCCGTTCCCGTTCCGGTCCACGTAAAGGGCGGTCCCGTCCAATACGACCCAGACGCGGAACTTCACTTCGGAACCAAAGGCCAATAGCAGGTACTTCGGCTCGCCGACGAATTTTGGCTCCTTCTTGATTGCCCGCTCCACCTTGTTGAGCGCAGCGGGGACGGGCGGTGCGGCCCCTTCGTCTTTAAGTGCCCGGAACTTCCGAGTTGCCCAGGGGCTGTCGGTCCCATCGCCCTTTGCGTCCCAGTTCTTCACCTCGAACCCGGTGCGGTCTTCGGACCAGGTGAGCTTGTACTTCCGCGCCGCCTCTTCGGGGTTCATGCGCATCGGTTCTTCGCCGTTCCATCTCTCGGTCACGTTGTAGACCAGTTCGCCATTTTTCAACTCGTACCGCCCGCGGAGCGTAACGCTCGAGTCTACGCCCGGGCTGCGCAGGTGGACCTGCCAGACGAGGTTTTTCCCGTCCACGAACCGAAGGGTTTCGGTCCGGGTGGTCCCGTCCGGCACGGTGATTGTTGCGCGCCACGCGCCTGCGAGGGACTTGTCCGGGGGGCCGGCGGTCGGGTCCGGAGCGAGCGCCCGGGACGGGAGTTGGGGGGGAGCGACCGGTGTCGGTTCGGATTTCCTCGCGGCGAACAATCCGGCCGCCACAACACCCAGGCACACGATCACAACGGTACGAACAAGAGGGGGCATCACGGGAACCACTCCGGTAGAAAGTGAAATAATGGTTGGTGGGGGCGGGACCGCACCGGTCGCGACGGCGGTCGTTGTGGCGCTCCAGCCCGGCGCAGCGGGCGCGGGCGAT
The Gemmata palustris DNA segment above includes these coding regions:
- a CDS encoding DNA topoisomerase IB, coding for MPRTPASPTKQKKSASPPFTFPVKVRLRLWCDTKPALKREPTGSGFRYRAPDGRVVRCAVTLARIRALVIPPAWTNVLICPDANGHLQAIGFDARGRKQYRYHPAFRAKRDGTKYDRVLTFGLALSRVRTRVELDLRRRGLSRDKVLAAVVKLLDRTHLRIGNAEYVRANRSFGLSTLLDRHVTFTRGTVRIKFRGKSGVEHDRIVSDAKLARLVRQCRDLPGQDLFQYRAGAGSRPIGSADVNAYIQKAAGAEFTAKDFRTWAGTVKAATKLAALPKPETKTEAERAVCGVVREVAAELGNTPAVCRKSYIHPSILEAFTRGGFAKTRARGQLSADEARVIRLLGG
- a CDS encoding RNA polymerase sigma factor, whose amino-acid sequence is MSLSAFVRQLAGRTAPVKSADTELLARFIATRDEGAFAALVDRHTPTVLGACRRLLGHAQDSEDAAQAVFLLLARNAERVRRPAALGAWLHGVAVRVARKARARRRPVRPLPEVVPSAVPPDPSWADARRVIDEVLAALPESLRAPLVLCYLEGLTRDEAAVRLGWPLATLRGRLERGREKLRAGLGRRGFPLAAGLLAVLLESPAPAAPGWSATTTAVATGAVPPPPTIISLSTGVVPVMPPLVRTVVIVCLGVVAAGLFAARKSEPTPVAPPQLPSRALAPDPTAGPPDKSLAGAWRATITVPDGTTRTETLRFVDGKNLVWQVHLRSPGVDSSVTLRGRYELKNGELVYNVTERWNGEEPMRMNPEEAARKYKLTWSEDRTGFEVKNWDAKGDGTDSPWATRKFRALKDEGAAPPVPAALNKVERAIKKEPKFVGEPKYLLLAFGSEVKFRVWVVLDGTALYVDRNGNGDLTDDGEKFDNPNAVQKGRDGKVRGIVYTGIDLTEPDGTSHTIKIISIMNLESGGTYAKLGVQARGGPDQIAGLTNLRLAETKDAQVLHFGGTEVTVRPSLSMPSPLDANQAIEFRAQVGTPGIGSGSFVSFVGEKLAEGLGPTAEFEFTPLKAGAVPAKVVVNLTDRCCGDQFFAKVAVPDGMKVGVGAAKVTLSFPACPWGKVAPTTHTVDVMPKQK